The DNA sequence CTGGAGGACGAGGACGAGTTCGGCGCACCGGTGGATAACATCCTGGAGGAGGCTGGGAAGTACGGGATAAAGAAAGCAGAAGCCCGCAAGATGCTCGAAGAGCTCTCAGCTAACTCACGGATATACGAACCCAGGGCAGGCTTTTACAGGGTGCTTTGAGCACGGCCAACAAGGTTATAAAAGGACCCTCCAAATCCAAGTAGAGGTGGGAGAATGAGCGAGGAGAAGAAGGTTGACTTTTACGATTTTGAGGGATTACTGGATAAGGCTTACGAGGAGCTTCCTGAGAACGTGAAACAGCACTCATCCCGTTTCGAGGTTCCCGCGGCGACGGTCACGATATCTGGAAACAGGACGATCATAGAGAACTTCATGGACATAGCCGAGGCCATGAACCGCGATCCCGGTCATCTCCTGAAGTTCGTCCTGCGTGAAGTCGCTACCGCTGGGACCCTGGAGGGACGGCGCGCAGTACTGCAGGGACGATTCACCCCCTACTTGATAGGGAACAAACTGAAGAAGTACCTAAAGGAGTTCGTCATCTGCCCGGTCTGCGGAAGCCCGGATACAAAGATAGTGAAGAAGGGCCGCTTCCATATACTCAAGTGCGAGGCCTGCGGTGCCGAAACCCCGATTGCGCATCTTTAAATCCTTACCATCTTAAATTTTTCAAAGCCCGGACTGCACAGCTCTTTTAGGTGGACCTAATACCTTTGAAAACCCTTTTAAACTTTACAAACTACAAGCCTTCCAGCCAGTACAGGGAGGAGTTCTTTATGAGCATGGGAGAAAAAGTTAGTGAGCTGTATGAGAGAAAGGGCAAAATCCTGGAGATGGGCGGCGAAAAGGCCGTCGAAAAACAGCACTCCAAGGGAAAGCTCACCGCCCGCGAGAGAATCGAGAGGCTCCTCGATCCGGGCAGTTTTGTCGAGGTAGGTGCCTTCGTAAAGCACCGCGGGACGGAGTTCGGACTCGACAGGAAGGAGTTACCTGCGGACGGTGTCGTAACCGGCTACGGAACAATCGATGGGAGGCTCGTTTTCATCTTCGCCCAGGACTTCACCGTAATGGGAGGGTCCCTGGGGGAGATGCACGCGACCAAGATAAAGCGCGTCATGGAGCTTGCTTTAGAGGCTGGAGCACCAGTCATAGGCCTAAACGACTCCGGTGGTGCCAGAATTCAGGAGGGTGTTGACTCACTCAAGGGCTATGGCGACATCTTCAAGATGAACACCCTGCTGAGCGGTGTTGTTCCGCAGATTACGG is a window from the Thermococcus sp. genome containing:
- a CDS encoding translation initiation factor IF-2 subunit beta; protein product: MSEEKKVDFYDFEGLLDKAYEELPENVKQHSSRFEVPAATVTISGNRTIIENFMDIAEAMNRDPGHLLKFVLREVATAGTLEGRRAVLQGRFTPYLIGNKLKKYLKEFVICPVCGSPDTKIVKKGRFHILKCEACGAETPIAHL
- a CDS encoding carboxyl transferase domain-containing protein — encoded protein: MSMGEKVSELYERKGKILEMGGEKAVEKQHSKGKLTARERIERLLDPGSFVEVGAFVKHRGTEFGLDRKELPADGVVTGYGTIDGRLVFIFAQDFTVMGGSLGEMHATKIKRVMELALEAGAPVIGLNDSGGARIQEGVDSLKGYGDIFKMNTLLSGVVPQIT